The following proteins come from a genomic window of Chanos chanos chromosome 15, fChaCha1.1, whole genome shotgun sequence:
- the ap4m1 gene encoding AP-4 complex subunit mu-1 isoform X1 has protein sequence MISQVFILSSKGDYLIYKDFRGEAGKDSISVFYEMVTALSGDQPPVVMTHKDLHFIHVKQGGLYWVASTKVNPSPFTIIEFLNRLAALTKDYCGSLSEKSVRMNFALIYELLDEMVDYGYIQTTSTDILKNFIQTEAVSSKPFSLFDLSNVGLFGAETQQSKVAPSAAATRPIMSGRGEQGGKNEIFVDVIERLSVVIGSNGMLMKADIEGEIRVKCYLPSCSEMRIGLNEEFSIGKSQLRGYGAAVHVDECSFHQAVKLDEFDSFRILKVCPSQGEQTVMQYQLCDNLPCAPPFRLFPTLERDYGNRLLIYLKLRCDLPPKSSALNVSITVPVPKGSLSLSQELSSPDQSAELQPKNKAILWEIPRFPGGAQLSALFKVEVPGLSSASLLEVGPVSMSFELPKYTCTGLQIRFLRLTPTQPGLSQRWVRYVTHSDSYTIRI, from the exons ATGATTTCGCAGGTGTTCATCTTGTCTTCCAAAGGCGATTATCTCATCTACAAAGACT TCCGTGGCGAGGCTGGGAAAGATTCCATCAGCGTGTTCTACGAAATGGTCACAGCCTTGAGTGGTGACCAGCCACCGGTTGTCATG ACTCACAAAGACCTGCATTTCATTCATGTCAAGCAAGGTGGACTTTACTGGGTTGCATCTACAAAAGTGAATCCTTCCCCCTTCACTATCATTGAATTTCTCAACAG ATTAGCTGCACTCACAAAGGATTATTGTGGCAGTCTGTCTGAGAAATCAGTCCGAATGAATTTTGCACTCATTTATGAGCTTTTGGATGAGATGGtg GATTATGGCTACATCCAGACAACCTCCACTGATATCCTCAAAAACTTCATTCAGACCGAAGCAGTCAGTTCCAAACCCTTTAGTCTGTTTGACCTTAGTAATGTTGGCTTG tTTGGAGCTGAAACCCAGCAGAGCAAAGTGGCTCCCAGTGCTGCAGCCACTCGTCCCATAATGTCCGGTCGTGGAGAGCAG GGAGggaaaaatgagatttttgtGGACGTGATAGAGAGACTCTCAGTGGTCATTGGCTCCAAT GGTATGTTGATGAAGGCAGATATTGAGGGTGAAATCAGAGTGAAGTGTTACCTACCAAGTTGTTCAG AGATGAGAATTGGATTGAATGAGGAGTTCAGCATTGGGAAATCTCAGCTAAGAG gCTATGGGGCAGCAGTACATGTAGACGAATGCAGTTTTCACCAGGCTGTCAAATTGGATGAGTTTGATTCCTTTAGAATCTTGAAAGTTTGTCCCAGTCAGGGAGAG CAAACGGTAATGCAGTACCAGCTCTGTGACAATCTTCCTTGTGCTCCACCGTTTCGTCTGTTTCCCACACTAGAAAGGGATTATGGGAACAG GTTACTGATATACCTTAAACTACGATGTGACCTGCCACCCAAAAG TTCTGCTCTTAACGTCTCCATAACAGTGCCTGTTCCTAAAGGCTCATTGAG CCTGTCTCAGGAGCTGAGCAGTCCAGACCAGAGTGCAGAGCTGCAGcccaaaaacaaagccattttaTGGGAAATACCTCGATTTCCTGGAGGGGCACAGCTTTCTGCACTGTTTAAG GTTGAGGTTCCTGGCCTTAGCTCTGCCTCCTTACTGGAGGTTGGTCCAGTTAGCATGAGCTTCGAGTTACCTAAATACACCTGCACAGGACTTCAGATCCGGTTCCTTCGCCTCACCCCGACCCAGCCCGGACTGTCCCAACGCTGGGTCCGCTATGTCACACACTCTGACTCCTATACCATCCGTATCTGA
- the arrb2a gene encoding arrestin, beta 2a isoform X1, whose translation MGDKAGTRVFKKSSPNGKVTVYLGKRDFVDHLDHVDPVDGVILVDADYLKDRKVFVTLTCAFRYGREDLDVLGLSFRKDLYISTFQAFPPVPEESKPNSRLQDRLLKKLGPHAHPFHFTVSAANSAHTQTLLLNTPPLAIPQNLPCSVTLQPGPEDTGKACGVDFEIRAFCAKSVEEKIHKRNSVRLVIRKVQYAPEKPGPQPMVETTRSFLMSDRSLHLEASLDKEIYYHGEPISVNVHVTNNSTKTVKKVKISVRQYADICLFSTAQYKCPVAQIEADDQVSASSTFCKVYTLTPTLNNNREKRGLALDGKLKHEDTNLASSTIVKDASNKEILGVLVSYRVKVKLVVSRGGDVAVELPFVLMHPKPADLSASRPASAVPEVDCPIDTNLIEFDTNCFTQDDDFVFEDFARLRLKGMTDDKDEDC comes from the exons ATGGGGGATAAAGCGGGGACCCG GGTATTCAAGAAGTCCAGCCCCAATGGCAAG GTTACAGTATACCTGGGGAAAAGAGATTTTGTGGATCATCTTGATCACGTGGACCCAGTAG ATGGGGTGATACTGGTGGATGCAGATTACCTGAAGGACAGGAAAG TGTTCGTGACCCTGACTTGCGCGTTCCGCTATGGCCGTGAGGATCTGGACGTTCTTGGGCTCTCCTTCCGGAAAGACCTTTACATTTCCACTTTTCAAGCCTTCCCGCCCGTTCCAGAGGAGAGCAAGCCTAACAGTCGTCTACAGGATAGGCTGCTGAAGAAACTGGGCCCACATGCTCACCCTTTCCATTTTACTGTGAGTGCAGCTAACTCTGCACATACTCAGACTCTTTTATTGAACACTCCACCCCTTGCA ATCCCTCAAAATCTCCCTTGTTCCGTGACCCTGCAGCCTGGCCCAGAGGACACTGGGAAG GCATGTGGGGTAGATTTTGAGATCAGGGCTTTCTGTGCCAAATCTGTGGAGGAGAAGATACACAAGAG gaatTCTGTCCGGTTAGTGATCCGCAAAGTCCAGTACGCCCCTGAGAAACCTGGCCCACAACCAATGGTCGAGACCACGCGCAGTTTTTTAATGTCTGACCGCTCGTTGCATCTAGAAGCTTCTTTGGATAAAGAG ATCTACTACCATGGAGAGCCAATCAGCGTGAATGTTCATGTCACAAACAACTCTACCAAGACTGTCAAAAAAGTCAAGATATCTG TGCGGCAATACGCAGATATCTGTCTTttcagcacagcacagtacaaATGCCCAGTGGCCCAGATAGAAGCAGA CGACCAGGTCTCGGCCAGCTCCACCTTCTGTAAGGTCTACACACTCACCCCAACGCTGAACAATAACAGGGAGAAACGGGGGCTGGCCCTGGACGGCAAACTCAAGCACGAAGACACGAACCTGGCTTCAAGCACCAT AGTGAAGGATGCGAGTAACAAGGAGATTCTTGGAGTGTTGGTGTCTTACCGAGTCAAAGTCAAACTGGTCGTCTCTCGCGGAGG AGACGTCGCAGTGGAGCTGCCGTTCGTCTTAATGCACCCCAAACCGGCAGACCTCTCCGCTTCTCGTCCGGCCTCAG CCGTCCCAGAGGTGGATTGCCCTATCGACACCAACCTGATCGAGTTTGACACAAA CTGTTTCACTCAGGATGACGACTTTGTGTTTGAAGACTTCGCTCGCCTACGGCT
- the arrb2a gene encoding arrestin, beta 2a isoform X6, whose protein sequence is MGDKAGTRVFKKSSPNGKVTVYLGKRDFVDHLDHVDPVVFVTLTCAFRYGREDLDVLGLSFRKDLYISTFQAFPPVPEESKPNSRLQDRLLKKLGPHAHPFHFTIPQNLPCSVTLQPGPEDTGKACGVDFEIRAFCAKSVEEKIHKRNSVRLVIRKVQYAPEKPGPQPMVETTRSFLMSDRSLHLEASLDKEIYYHGEPISVNVHVTNNSTKTVKKVKISVRQYADICLFSTAQYKCPVAQIEADDQVSASSTFCKVYTLTPTLNNNREKRGLALDGKLKHEDTNLASSTIVKDASNKEILGVLVSYRVKVKLVVSRGGDVAVELPFVLMHPKPADLSASRPASGTRPLGPVPEVDCPIDTNLIEFDTNCFTQDDDFVFEDFARLRLKGMTDDKDEDC, encoded by the exons ATGGGGGATAAAGCGGGGACCCG GGTATTCAAGAAGTCCAGCCCCAATGGCAAG GTTACAGTATACCTGGGGAAAAGAGATTTTGTGGATCATCTTGATCACGTGGACCCAGTAG TGTTCGTGACCCTGACTTGCGCGTTCCGCTATGGCCGTGAGGATCTGGACGTTCTTGGGCTCTCCTTCCGGAAAGACCTTTACATTTCCACTTTTCAAGCCTTCCCGCCCGTTCCAGAGGAGAGCAAGCCTAACAGTCGTCTACAGGATAGGCTGCTGAAGAAACTGGGCCCACATGCTCACCCTTTCCATTTTACT ATCCCTCAAAATCTCCCTTGTTCCGTGACCCTGCAGCCTGGCCCAGAGGACACTGGGAAG GCATGTGGGGTAGATTTTGAGATCAGGGCTTTCTGTGCCAAATCTGTGGAGGAGAAGATACACAAGAG gaatTCTGTCCGGTTAGTGATCCGCAAAGTCCAGTACGCCCCTGAGAAACCTGGCCCACAACCAATGGTCGAGACCACGCGCAGTTTTTTAATGTCTGACCGCTCGTTGCATCTAGAAGCTTCTTTGGATAAAGAG ATCTACTACCATGGAGAGCCAATCAGCGTGAATGTTCATGTCACAAACAACTCTACCAAGACTGTCAAAAAAGTCAAGATATCTG TGCGGCAATACGCAGATATCTGTCTTttcagcacagcacagtacaaATGCCCAGTGGCCCAGATAGAAGCAGA CGACCAGGTCTCGGCCAGCTCCACCTTCTGTAAGGTCTACACACTCACCCCAACGCTGAACAATAACAGGGAGAAACGGGGGCTGGCCCTGGACGGCAAACTCAAGCACGAAGACACGAACCTGGCTTCAAGCACCAT AGTGAAGGATGCGAGTAACAAGGAGATTCTTGGAGTGTTGGTGTCTTACCGAGTCAAAGTCAAACTGGTCGTCTCTCGCGGAGG AGACGTCGCAGTGGAGCTGCCGTTCGTCTTAATGCACCCCAAACCGGCAGACCTCTCCGCTTCTCGTCCGGCCTCAGGTACACGCCCGTTGGGGC CCGTCCCAGAGGTGGATTGCCCTATCGACACCAACCTGATCGAGTTTGACACAAA CTGTTTCACTCAGGATGACGACTTTGTGTTTGAAGACTTCGCTCGCCTACGGCT
- the arrb2a gene encoding arrestin, beta 2a isoform X3, producing MGDKAGTRVFKKSSPNGKVTVYLGKRDFVDHLDHVDPVDGVILVDADYLKDRKVFVTLTCAFRYGREDLDVLGLSFRKDLYISTFQAFPPVPEESKPNSRLQDRLLKKLGPHAHPFHFTIPQNLPCSVTLQPGPEDTGKACGVDFEIRAFCAKSVEEKIHKRNSVRLVIRKVQYAPEKPGPQPMVETTRSFLMSDRSLHLEASLDKEIYYHGEPISVNVHVTNNSTKTVKKVKISVRQYADICLFSTAQYKCPVAQIEADDQVSASSTFCKVYTLTPTLNNNREKRGLALDGKLKHEDTNLASSTIVKDASNKEILGVLVSYRVKVKLVVSRGGDVAVELPFVLMHPKPADLSASRPASAVPEVDCPIDTNLIEFDTNCFTQDDDFVFEDFARLRLKGMTDDKDEDC from the exons ATGGGGGATAAAGCGGGGACCCG GGTATTCAAGAAGTCCAGCCCCAATGGCAAG GTTACAGTATACCTGGGGAAAAGAGATTTTGTGGATCATCTTGATCACGTGGACCCAGTAG ATGGGGTGATACTGGTGGATGCAGATTACCTGAAGGACAGGAAAG TGTTCGTGACCCTGACTTGCGCGTTCCGCTATGGCCGTGAGGATCTGGACGTTCTTGGGCTCTCCTTCCGGAAAGACCTTTACATTTCCACTTTTCAAGCCTTCCCGCCCGTTCCAGAGGAGAGCAAGCCTAACAGTCGTCTACAGGATAGGCTGCTGAAGAAACTGGGCCCACATGCTCACCCTTTCCATTTTACT ATCCCTCAAAATCTCCCTTGTTCCGTGACCCTGCAGCCTGGCCCAGAGGACACTGGGAAG GCATGTGGGGTAGATTTTGAGATCAGGGCTTTCTGTGCCAAATCTGTGGAGGAGAAGATACACAAGAG gaatTCTGTCCGGTTAGTGATCCGCAAAGTCCAGTACGCCCCTGAGAAACCTGGCCCACAACCAATGGTCGAGACCACGCGCAGTTTTTTAATGTCTGACCGCTCGTTGCATCTAGAAGCTTCTTTGGATAAAGAG ATCTACTACCATGGAGAGCCAATCAGCGTGAATGTTCATGTCACAAACAACTCTACCAAGACTGTCAAAAAAGTCAAGATATCTG TGCGGCAATACGCAGATATCTGTCTTttcagcacagcacagtacaaATGCCCAGTGGCCCAGATAGAAGCAGA CGACCAGGTCTCGGCCAGCTCCACCTTCTGTAAGGTCTACACACTCACCCCAACGCTGAACAATAACAGGGAGAAACGGGGGCTGGCCCTGGACGGCAAACTCAAGCACGAAGACACGAACCTGGCTTCAAGCACCAT AGTGAAGGATGCGAGTAACAAGGAGATTCTTGGAGTGTTGGTGTCTTACCGAGTCAAAGTCAAACTGGTCGTCTCTCGCGGAGG AGACGTCGCAGTGGAGCTGCCGTTCGTCTTAATGCACCCCAAACCGGCAGACCTCTCCGCTTCTCGTCCGGCCTCAG CCGTCCCAGAGGTGGATTGCCCTATCGACACCAACCTGATCGAGTTTGACACAAA CTGTTTCACTCAGGATGACGACTTTGTGTTTGAAGACTTCGCTCGCCTACGGCT
- the arrb2a gene encoding arrestin, beta 2a isoform X4, with translation MGDKAGTRVFKKSSPNGKVTVYLGKRDFVDHLDHVDPVDGVILVDADYLKDRKVFVTLTCAFRYGREDLDVLGLSFRKDLYISTFQAFPPVPEESKPNSRLQDRLLKKLGPHAHPFHFTIPQNLPCSVTLQPGPEDTGKACGVDFEIRAFCAKSVEEKIHKRNSVRLVIRKVQYAPEKPGPQPMVETTRSFLMSDRSLHLEASLDKEIYYHGEPISVNVHVTNNSTKTVKKVKISVRQYADICLFSTAQYKCPVAQIEADDQVSASSTFCKVYTLTPTLNNNREKRGLALDGKLKHEDTNLASSTIVKDASNKEILGVLVSYRVKVKLVVSRGGDVAVELPFVLMHPKPADLSASRPASGTRPLGPVPEVDCPIDTNLIEFDTNCFTQDDDFVFEDFARLRLKGMTDDKDEDC, from the exons ATGGGGGATAAAGCGGGGACCCG GGTATTCAAGAAGTCCAGCCCCAATGGCAAG GTTACAGTATACCTGGGGAAAAGAGATTTTGTGGATCATCTTGATCACGTGGACCCAGTAG ATGGGGTGATACTGGTGGATGCAGATTACCTGAAGGACAGGAAAG TGTTCGTGACCCTGACTTGCGCGTTCCGCTATGGCCGTGAGGATCTGGACGTTCTTGGGCTCTCCTTCCGGAAAGACCTTTACATTTCCACTTTTCAAGCCTTCCCGCCCGTTCCAGAGGAGAGCAAGCCTAACAGTCGTCTACAGGATAGGCTGCTGAAGAAACTGGGCCCACATGCTCACCCTTTCCATTTTACT ATCCCTCAAAATCTCCCTTGTTCCGTGACCCTGCAGCCTGGCCCAGAGGACACTGGGAAG GCATGTGGGGTAGATTTTGAGATCAGGGCTTTCTGTGCCAAATCTGTGGAGGAGAAGATACACAAGAG gaatTCTGTCCGGTTAGTGATCCGCAAAGTCCAGTACGCCCCTGAGAAACCTGGCCCACAACCAATGGTCGAGACCACGCGCAGTTTTTTAATGTCTGACCGCTCGTTGCATCTAGAAGCTTCTTTGGATAAAGAG ATCTACTACCATGGAGAGCCAATCAGCGTGAATGTTCATGTCACAAACAACTCTACCAAGACTGTCAAAAAAGTCAAGATATCTG TGCGGCAATACGCAGATATCTGTCTTttcagcacagcacagtacaaATGCCCAGTGGCCCAGATAGAAGCAGA CGACCAGGTCTCGGCCAGCTCCACCTTCTGTAAGGTCTACACACTCACCCCAACGCTGAACAATAACAGGGAGAAACGGGGGCTGGCCCTGGACGGCAAACTCAAGCACGAAGACACGAACCTGGCTTCAAGCACCAT AGTGAAGGATGCGAGTAACAAGGAGATTCTTGGAGTGTTGGTGTCTTACCGAGTCAAAGTCAAACTGGTCGTCTCTCGCGGAGG AGACGTCGCAGTGGAGCTGCCGTTCGTCTTAATGCACCCCAAACCGGCAGACCTCTCCGCTTCTCGTCCGGCCTCAGGTACACGCCCGTTGGGGC CCGTCCCAGAGGTGGATTGCCCTATCGACACCAACCTGATCGAGTTTGACACAAA CTGTTTCACTCAGGATGACGACTTTGTGTTTGAAGACTTCGCTCGCCTACGGCT
- the ap4m1 gene encoding AP-4 complex subunit mu-1 isoform X2, translating into MISQVFILSSKGDYLIYKDFRGEAGKDSISVFYEMVTALSGDQPPVVMVTFRTHKDLHFIHVKQGGLYWVASTKVNPSPFTIIEFLNRLAALTKDYCGSLSEKSVRMNFALIYELLDEMVDYGYIQTTSTDILKNFIQTEAVSSKPFSLFDLSNVGLFGAETQQSKVAPSAAATRPIMSGRGEQGGKNEIFVDVIERLSVVIGSNGMLMKADIEGEIRVKCYLPSCSEMRIGLNEEFSIGKSQLRGYGAAVHVDECSFHQAVKLDEFDSFRILKVCPSQGEQTVMQYQLCDNLPCAPPFRLFPTLERDYGNRLLIYLKLRCDLPPKSSALNVSITVPVPKGSLSLSQELSSPDQSAELQPKNKAILWEIPRFPGGAQLSALFKVEVPGLSSASLLEVGPVSMSFELPKYTCTGLQIRFLRLTPTQPGLSQRWVRYVTHSDSYTIRI; encoded by the exons ATGATTTCGCAGGTGTTCATCTTGTCTTCCAAAGGCGATTATCTCATCTACAAAGACT TCCGTGGCGAGGCTGGGAAAGATTCCATCAGCGTGTTCTACGAAATGGTCACAGCCTTGAGTGGTGACCAGCCACCGGTTGTCATGGTAACTTTCCGC ACTCACAAAGACCTGCATTTCATTCATGTCAAGCAAGGTGGACTTTACTGGGTTGCATCTACAAAAGTGAATCCTTCCCCCTTCACTATCATTGAATTTCTCAACAG ATTAGCTGCACTCACAAAGGATTATTGTGGCAGTCTGTCTGAGAAATCAGTCCGAATGAATTTTGCACTCATTTATGAGCTTTTGGATGAGATGGtg GATTATGGCTACATCCAGACAACCTCCACTGATATCCTCAAAAACTTCATTCAGACCGAAGCAGTCAGTTCCAAACCCTTTAGTCTGTTTGACCTTAGTAATGTTGGCTTG tTTGGAGCTGAAACCCAGCAGAGCAAAGTGGCTCCCAGTGCTGCAGCCACTCGTCCCATAATGTCCGGTCGTGGAGAGCAG GGAGggaaaaatgagatttttgtGGACGTGATAGAGAGACTCTCAGTGGTCATTGGCTCCAAT GGTATGTTGATGAAGGCAGATATTGAGGGTGAAATCAGAGTGAAGTGTTACCTACCAAGTTGTTCAG AGATGAGAATTGGATTGAATGAGGAGTTCAGCATTGGGAAATCTCAGCTAAGAG gCTATGGGGCAGCAGTACATGTAGACGAATGCAGTTTTCACCAGGCTGTCAAATTGGATGAGTTTGATTCCTTTAGAATCTTGAAAGTTTGTCCCAGTCAGGGAGAG CAAACGGTAATGCAGTACCAGCTCTGTGACAATCTTCCTTGTGCTCCACCGTTTCGTCTGTTTCCCACACTAGAAAGGGATTATGGGAACAG GTTACTGATATACCTTAAACTACGATGTGACCTGCCACCCAAAAG TTCTGCTCTTAACGTCTCCATAACAGTGCCTGTTCCTAAAGGCTCATTGAG CCTGTCTCAGGAGCTGAGCAGTCCAGACCAGAGTGCAGAGCTGCAGcccaaaaacaaagccattttaTGGGAAATACCTCGATTTCCTGGAGGGGCACAGCTTTCTGCACTGTTTAAG GTTGAGGTTCCTGGCCTTAGCTCTGCCTCCTTACTGGAGGTTGGTCCAGTTAGCATGAGCTTCGAGTTACCTAAATACACCTGCACAGGACTTCAGATCCGGTTCCTTCGCCTCACCCCGACCCAGCCCGGACTGTCCCAACGCTGGGTCCGCTATGTCACACACTCTGACTCCTATACCATCCGTATCTGA
- the and3 gene encoding actinodin3 — protein MFIKALTREERLERHKVSVDGVSIDSSKANDFLAHSRPKRQTGPKWYHKNPDFQSYYRFYNSIGHIEGLYEIDKIRMLYQQMRHLEQEYGPDASSFQSRLGLPAATTTSPTTPKPTTPPPPPPTTPTPLARALSQGDVMYLCNPKDPLCKPHIVYLPTGGIPIVCDPRYHSDCKLPTLPEAPAEPEAPSPSASKESPPSNPITFKGMEYDCDPYWDPDCLIDHPPRPMKESVKPPSLPTTLPVSEKKNKETEVDPDPYDPYDFNRDLFDPYRYSYPAPEPQ, from the exons ATGTTCATTAAAGCTCTAACCAGAGAAGAGAGGTTGGAGAGACACAAAG tgtctgtggatggtgtcaGCATTGACTCCAGCAAGGCCAATGACTTCTTAGCTCATTCACGTCCCAAACGTCAAACTGGTCCAAAGTGGTATCACAAGAACCCAGACTTTCAGTCATATTACCGCTTTTACAACAGCATTGGACATATTGAAGGG CTCTATGAAATTGATAAGATCAGAATGCTGTACCAGCAAATGCGCCATCTTGAGCAAGAGTACGGTCCGGATGCTTCCAGTTTCCAGAGCCGTCTTGGCCTTCCAGCTGCCACGACGACTTCTCCAACAACACCTAAACCCACaaccccacctcctcccccacccaccacTCCAACTCCACTCGCACGCGCTCTTTCCCAGGGTGATGTGATGTATCTCTGCAATCCTAAAGACCCATTGTGTAAGCCACACATTGTCTATCTGCCAACAGGCGGCATCCCTATAGTCTGTGATCCACGTTATCATTCAGACTGTAAACTTCCAACTCTTCCTGAAGCCCCTGCTGAGCCTGAAGCACCTTCTCCTTCTGCCTCCAAGGAGTCCCCTCCATCTAATCCTATAACCTTTAAAGGGATGGAATATGATTGCGATCCATATTGGGATCCAGACTGTTTGATTGACCACCCGCCTAGACCTATGAAAGAAAGTGTTAAGCCTCCATCACTCCCAACGACCCTCCCCGTCAGTGAGAAAAAG AATAAGGAAACAGAGGTGGATCCAGATCCTTATGATCCTTATGATTTCAATCGAGATCTCTTTGATCCATATCGCTATTCTTACCCAGCCCCAGAGCCTCAGTAG
- the arrb2a gene encoding arrestin, beta 2a isoform X2 — protein MGDKAGTRVFKKSSPNGKVTVYLGKRDFVDHLDHVDPVDGVILVDADYLKDRKVFVTLTCAFRYGREDLDVLGLSFRKDLYISTFQAFPPVPEESKPNSRLQDRLLKKLGPHAHPFHFTIPQNLPCSVTLQPGPEDTGKACGVDFEIRAFCAKSVEEKIHKRNSVRLVIRKVQYAPEKPGPQPMVETTRSFLMSDRSLHLEASLDKEIYYHGEPISVNVHVTNNSTKTVKKVKISVRQYADICLFSTAQYKCPVAQIEADDQVSASSTFCKVYTLTPTLNNNREKRGLALDGKLKHEDTNLASSTIVKDASNKEILGVLVSYRVKVKLVVSRGGLLSNLFERDVAVELPFVLMHPKPADLSASRPASAVPEVDCPIDTNLIEFDTNCFTQDDDFVFEDFARLRLKGMTDDKDEDC, from the exons ATGGGGGATAAAGCGGGGACCCG GGTATTCAAGAAGTCCAGCCCCAATGGCAAG GTTACAGTATACCTGGGGAAAAGAGATTTTGTGGATCATCTTGATCACGTGGACCCAGTAG ATGGGGTGATACTGGTGGATGCAGATTACCTGAAGGACAGGAAAG TGTTCGTGACCCTGACTTGCGCGTTCCGCTATGGCCGTGAGGATCTGGACGTTCTTGGGCTCTCCTTCCGGAAAGACCTTTACATTTCCACTTTTCAAGCCTTCCCGCCCGTTCCAGAGGAGAGCAAGCCTAACAGTCGTCTACAGGATAGGCTGCTGAAGAAACTGGGCCCACATGCTCACCCTTTCCATTTTACT ATCCCTCAAAATCTCCCTTGTTCCGTGACCCTGCAGCCTGGCCCAGAGGACACTGGGAAG GCATGTGGGGTAGATTTTGAGATCAGGGCTTTCTGTGCCAAATCTGTGGAGGAGAAGATACACAAGAG gaatTCTGTCCGGTTAGTGATCCGCAAAGTCCAGTACGCCCCTGAGAAACCTGGCCCACAACCAATGGTCGAGACCACGCGCAGTTTTTTAATGTCTGACCGCTCGTTGCATCTAGAAGCTTCTTTGGATAAAGAG ATCTACTACCATGGAGAGCCAATCAGCGTGAATGTTCATGTCACAAACAACTCTACCAAGACTGTCAAAAAAGTCAAGATATCTG TGCGGCAATACGCAGATATCTGTCTTttcagcacagcacagtacaaATGCCCAGTGGCCCAGATAGAAGCAGA CGACCAGGTCTCGGCCAGCTCCACCTTCTGTAAGGTCTACACACTCACCCCAACGCTGAACAATAACAGGGAGAAACGGGGGCTGGCCCTGGACGGCAAACTCAAGCACGAAGACACGAACCTGGCTTCAAGCACCAT AGTGAAGGATGCGAGTAACAAGGAGATTCTTGGAGTGTTGGTGTCTTACCGAGTCAAAGTCAAACTGGTCGTCTCTCGCGGAGG GCTGTTAAGCAACTTGTTTGAGAG AGACGTCGCAGTGGAGCTGCCGTTCGTCTTAATGCACCCCAAACCGGCAGACCTCTCCGCTTCTCGTCCGGCCTCAG CCGTCCCAGAGGTGGATTGCCCTATCGACACCAACCTGATCGAGTTTGACACAAA CTGTTTCACTCAGGATGACGACTTTGTGTTTGAAGACTTCGCTCGCCTACGGCT
- the arrb2a gene encoding arrestin, beta 2a isoform X5, with the protein MGDKAGTRVFKKSSPNGKVTVYLGKRDFVDHLDHVDPVVFVTLTCAFRYGREDLDVLGLSFRKDLYISTFQAFPPVPEESKPNSRLQDRLLKKLGPHAHPFHFTIPQNLPCSVTLQPGPEDTGKACGVDFEIRAFCAKSVEEKIHKRNSVRLVIRKVQYAPEKPGPQPMVETTRSFLMSDRSLHLEASLDKEIYYHGEPISVNVHVTNNSTKTVKKVKISVRQYADICLFSTAQYKCPVAQIEADDQVSASSTFCKVYTLTPTLNNNREKRGLALDGKLKHEDTNLASSTIVKDASNKEILGVLVSYRVKVKLVVSRGGDVAVELPFVLMHPKPADLSASRPASAVPEVDCPIDTNLIEFDTNCFTQDDDFVFEDFARLRLKGMTDDKDEDC; encoded by the exons ATGGGGGATAAAGCGGGGACCCG GGTATTCAAGAAGTCCAGCCCCAATGGCAAG GTTACAGTATACCTGGGGAAAAGAGATTTTGTGGATCATCTTGATCACGTGGACCCAGTAG TGTTCGTGACCCTGACTTGCGCGTTCCGCTATGGCCGTGAGGATCTGGACGTTCTTGGGCTCTCCTTCCGGAAAGACCTTTACATTTCCACTTTTCAAGCCTTCCCGCCCGTTCCAGAGGAGAGCAAGCCTAACAGTCGTCTACAGGATAGGCTGCTGAAGAAACTGGGCCCACATGCTCACCCTTTCCATTTTACT ATCCCTCAAAATCTCCCTTGTTCCGTGACCCTGCAGCCTGGCCCAGAGGACACTGGGAAG GCATGTGGGGTAGATTTTGAGATCAGGGCTTTCTGTGCCAAATCTGTGGAGGAGAAGATACACAAGAG gaatTCTGTCCGGTTAGTGATCCGCAAAGTCCAGTACGCCCCTGAGAAACCTGGCCCACAACCAATGGTCGAGACCACGCGCAGTTTTTTAATGTCTGACCGCTCGTTGCATCTAGAAGCTTCTTTGGATAAAGAG ATCTACTACCATGGAGAGCCAATCAGCGTGAATGTTCATGTCACAAACAACTCTACCAAGACTGTCAAAAAAGTCAAGATATCTG TGCGGCAATACGCAGATATCTGTCTTttcagcacagcacagtacaaATGCCCAGTGGCCCAGATAGAAGCAGA CGACCAGGTCTCGGCCAGCTCCACCTTCTGTAAGGTCTACACACTCACCCCAACGCTGAACAATAACAGGGAGAAACGGGGGCTGGCCCTGGACGGCAAACTCAAGCACGAAGACACGAACCTGGCTTCAAGCACCAT AGTGAAGGATGCGAGTAACAAGGAGATTCTTGGAGTGTTGGTGTCTTACCGAGTCAAAGTCAAACTGGTCGTCTCTCGCGGAGG AGACGTCGCAGTGGAGCTGCCGTTCGTCTTAATGCACCCCAAACCGGCAGACCTCTCCGCTTCTCGTCCGGCCTCAG CCGTCCCAGAGGTGGATTGCCCTATCGACACCAACCTGATCGAGTTTGACACAAA CTGTTTCACTCAGGATGACGACTTTGTGTTTGAAGACTTCGCTCGCCTACGGCT